In Candidatus Hydrogenedentota bacterium, the following proteins share a genomic window:
- a CDS encoding right-handed parallel beta-helix repeat-containing protein gives MTLVLRVCIPFLFVLAAFVLAGTARAERGAAAKLAEIERIAGGGQDVRVEIPKRPKPAIVLHVAPDGSDANEGTKTRPFATLERARDEIRAIRQRGGIPAGGIDVEIRGGTYPIKQTFTLTEEDSGTEAAPIVYRAHRREAPTFCGGIRLSGFTPVDDAAILARLPEEARGKVVQANLKEYGVAQLKPLELGGFSSGRGFKTHPVNELFYNGEALPMARYPNDGVLYVADIVVDDGHAIHGMKGSKTGRIRYDGDRPGRWKDEKDAMLYGYWFFDWADSYERIESIDTANREIAFAPPYHTYGYRKGARYYAVNLFSELDMPGEWYLDRANAVLYLWKFRDRHLISPGRGNHARRYLAEGNKVSVPEFIELSLFESPMLKMKNVSHVRFQGIRWELGCGDAIHVNGGEHCLFAGCTVRRFGGDGIVVRGGTSHGILSCDIYSMGRGGTVISGGDRKTLSPGGHFVENCHIHNLSRIDHTYTPAVLVDGVGNRIAHNRMHHINSSAIRLGGNDHLVEFNEVHDVLLESDDQGGADMWGDATYRGNVYRYNYWHHNGNWRRIGKDLACGQAGIRLDDAISGVFIYGNVFYKTSSGGAGFGGVQIHGGKDNVLANNIFADCTSAISFSPWGPERWKAFIAKALESPAIDPDLYRQRYPELDRLVEDADTNYVLRNLVWNCKEFLRRDRGCTIQADNIVTGDASHFTNVTRGDFTLKSRAIKPIPFGKIGLYRDAFRRSLPSDDIAAARAR, from the coding sequence ATGACCCTTGTTCTTCGCGTATGCATTCCGTTTCTTTTCGTTCTCGCCGCGTTTGTTCTTGCGGGAACCGCCCGTGCTGAACGCGGAGCCGCCGCGAAACTCGCGGAAATCGAGCGAATCGCCGGCGGCGGGCAGGATGTCCGCGTCGAAATCCCGAAACGTCCGAAACCGGCGATCGTGCTCCATGTCGCCCCGGACGGTTCCGACGCCAACGAGGGCACGAAGACACGCCCCTTCGCCACGCTCGAACGGGCGCGCGACGAGATCCGCGCCATTAGGCAACGCGGCGGCATTCCCGCCGGCGGCATAGACGTCGAAATTCGCGGCGGAACGTATCCCATCAAACAGACCTTTACGCTGACAGAGGAAGATTCGGGCACGGAAGCTGCACCCATTGTCTATCGCGCCCATCGCCGTGAAGCGCCCACGTTTTGCGGCGGCATCCGCCTGTCCGGTTTCACGCCCGTGGACGACGCGGCGATTCTGGCCCGCTTGCCCGAAGAAGCCCGCGGCAAAGTCGTGCAAGCGAACCTCAAGGAGTACGGTGTCGCCCAACTGAAGCCGCTCGAACTCGGCGGATTTTCAAGCGGGCGCGGATTCAAGACACATCCCGTCAACGAACTCTTTTACAACGGTGAAGCCCTGCCCATGGCGCGCTATCCGAACGACGGCGTCCTTTATGTCGCCGATATCGTCGTGGACGACGGACACGCCATCCACGGCATGAAGGGCAGCAAGACCGGGCGTATCCGTTACGACGGCGACCGGCCGGGCCGCTGGAAAGACGAAAAAGACGCCATGCTATACGGGTATTGGTTCTTCGACTGGGCCGATTCCTACGAACGCATCGAATCCATCGACACCGCCAACCGCGAGATTGCCTTCGCCCCGCCCTACCACACCTACGGCTACCGAAAAGGCGCCCGCTACTATGCCGTCAATCTTTTCTCCGAACTCGACATGCCCGGCGAATGGTATCTCGACCGCGCGAACGCCGTGCTCTACCTGTGGAAATTCAGGGACAGACACCTTATTTCCCCAGGGCGCGGCAATCACGCACGGCGGTATTTGGCCGAGGGAAATAAGGTGTCTGTCCCTGAATTTATTGAACTCTCCCTGTTCGAATCGCCCATGCTCAAAATGAAAAACGTTTCCCATGTCCGGTTCCAGGGCATTCGGTGGGAACTCGGGTGCGGAGACGCCATCCATGTAAACGGGGGCGAGCACTGCCTGTTCGCAGGCTGCACGGTGCGGCGCTTCGGCGGGGACGGCATCGTCGTCCGGGGCGGGACATCGCACGGCATTCTCTCGTGCGACATCTACTCGATGGGCCGCGGCGGCACGGTCATTTCGGGCGGCGACCGCAAAACCTTGTCGCCCGGAGGCCATTTCGTCGAGAATTGCCATATCCACAATCTCTCGCGCATTGACCACACCTACACGCCGGCCGTTCTCGTGGACGGTGTCGGGAACCGAATCGCCCACAACCGCATGCACCACATCAATTCGAGCGCCATCCGCCTCGGCGGAAACGACCACCTCGTCGAATTCAACGAAGTCCACGACGTGCTCCTCGAATCCGATGATCAGGGCGGCGCGGACATGTGGGGCGACGCCACCTACCGGGGCAACGTTTACCGCTACAACTACTGGCATCACAATGGAAACTGGCGGCGCATCGGCAAGGATCTCGCCTGCGGCCAGGCCGGCATACGCCTCGACGATGCCATCTCCGGCGTGTTTATCTACGGCAACGTTTTTTACAAGACCTCCTCCGGCGGCGCGGGATTCGGCGGCGTGCAAATCCACGGCGGCAAGGACAATGTCCTCGCCAACAACATTTTCGCCGATTGCACCTCGGCCATCAGCTTTTCGCCCTGGGGTCCCGAACGCTGGAAGGCGTTCATCGCCAAGGCCCTCGAATCTCCCGCGATCGACCCCGACCTGTACCGGCAGCGCTACCCTGAACTCGACCGCCTCGTCGAAGACGCAGACACCAACTATGTTCTCCGCAATCTGGTATGGAACTGCAAGGAATTCCTCCGCCGCGACAGAGGCTGCACCATCCAGGCGGACAACATCGTCACCGGCGACGCCTCGCATTTTACGAACGTCACACGCGGCGATTTCACACTGAAATCCCGCGCCATCAAACCCATCCCCTTCGGAAAAATAGGCCTTTACAGGGACGCCTTCCGCCGATCCCTCCCCTCGGACGACATCGCCGCCGCCCGCGCCCGGTAA
- a CDS encoding addiction module protein, with protein sequence METTIAAALGPPVEARALLAEKLIESLDSEPAPGLSAEWTEEIRRRCREIDEARVGLLDAQAVLEQGYALLG encoded by the coding sequence GTGGAAACTACAATCGCGGCGGCCTTGGGACCTCCCGTGGAGGCCCGTGCGCTGTTGGCCGAGAAACTGATCGAAAGTTTGGACAGCGAGCCGGCCCCGGGACTCAGCGCCGAATGGACTGAGGAAATTCGTAGACGCTGTCGCGAGATTGATGAAGCACGGGTCGGATTGCTTGATGCACAAGCCGTGTTAGAACAGGGATACGCGTTGCTCGGATGA